Proteins found in one Miscanthus floridulus cultivar M001 chromosome 4, ASM1932011v1, whole genome shotgun sequence genomic segment:
- the LOC136548077 gene encoding uncharacterized protein, with translation MHYCVLTWVYGTVSNDLQQSLMIRDPNARAARLYLEDEFLGQRESRALLLEAKFRSFKQGALSIMDYCRHLETMAASLAEFGDPIGDRQLILTLFRGLNDKFRHMVSNMKMQRPFLTFDGARTLLLLEEINLNDIIADDTHATSPAPPALVAAPTPPLQRPSASAPAGSGAPAGSRNSCHHGRGGKSSGGSGGPRHSGGAPSGLGRVTSIPGLVLCSRGRTVIVVYLAT, from the coding sequence ATGCACTATTGCGTCCTTACCTGGGTGTACGGCACCGTGTCCAACGATCTGCAGCAATCGTTGATGATTCGGGATCCCAACGCCCGCGCTGCTAGGCTCTACCTTGAGGATGAATTCCTCGGGCAGCGTGAGTCTCGCGCCCTACTGCTGGAGGCTAAATTCCGCTCCTTCAAGCAGGGCGCCCTCTCCATCATGGACTACTGCCGCCACCTTGAGACGATGGCCGCCTCCCTTGCCGAGTTTGGTGATCCGATCGGTGATCGGCAACTCATCCTTACCCTCTTCCGTGGCCTCAACGACAAATTTCGCCACATGGTGTCGAATATGAAGATGCAGCGGCCCTTCCTCACGTTCGACGGGGCACGCACGCTGCTGCTCCTCGAGGAGATCAACCTCAACGACATCATTGCCGACGACACTCATGCCACATCGCCGGCGCCACCGGCCCTGGTCGCTGCACCAACGCCACCTCTGCAGCGCCCTTCTGCATCGGCCCCCGCTGGTTCTGGCGCTCCTGCTGGATCGCGCAACTCGTGCCACCATGGACGCGGCGGCAAGTCTAGTGGCGGCTCTGGTGGACCTCGACATAGTGGTGGCGCACCATCTGGCCTAGGCAGGGTCACATCAATCCCTGGTCTGGTACTGTGCAGTCGTGGCCGCACGGTTATAGTGGTCTACCTGGCCACATGA